The following coding sequences lie in one Micromonospora sp. R77 genomic window:
- a CDS encoding ricin-type beta-trefoil lectin domain protein: MRTMARWLAAGAALATLVAGAVVQAGPAAAESNGGVRVMPLGDSITEGTQVPGGYRIGLWQRLANGRYTTDFVGSQYNGPASLGDHDHEGHPGWRIDQLDASVVGWLNTYRPHTVLLHIGTNDILQNYNVSTAPNRLSTLIDHITNTAPDAEVFVAQLTPLANSGQEAAVRSFNAAVPGIVQAKANAGRHVHLVDMHSAVTTADLIDGIHPTATGYDKMAAVWYRALQAVAGSIGTPGGTGGTTTQIVGVQSGRCLDVPGGSTTNGTQVQLYDCWGGAMQRWTWTAARQLQVYGSKCLDAEGAGTANGTRVIIWDCTGATNQQWNVNANGTISGVQSGRCLDASNRGTTNGTKIALWDCHGGANQQWSLRG, translated from the coding sequence ATGCGAACAATGGCACGGTGGCTCGCGGCGGGCGCCGCGCTGGCCACCCTGGTGGCCGGCGCGGTGGTCCAGGCCGGCCCGGCGGCCGCCGAGTCCAACGGCGGGGTACGGGTGATGCCGCTGGGTGACTCCATCACCGAGGGCACCCAGGTGCCGGGCGGCTACCGCATCGGCCTCTGGCAGCGGCTGGCCAACGGCCGCTACACCACCGACTTCGTGGGCTCCCAGTACAACGGGCCGGCGAGCCTCGGCGACCACGACCACGAGGGCCACCCCGGCTGGCGCATCGACCAGCTCGACGCGAGCGTGGTCGGCTGGCTGAACACCTACCGGCCGCACACCGTACTGCTGCACATCGGCACCAACGACATCCTGCAGAATTACAACGTCTCCACCGCGCCGAACCGGCTCTCCACCCTGATCGACCACATCACGAACACGGCCCCCGACGCGGAGGTGTTCGTCGCGCAGCTGACCCCGCTGGCCAACAGCGGTCAGGAGGCAGCGGTACGCAGCTTCAACGCGGCCGTCCCGGGCATCGTGCAGGCCAAGGCGAACGCCGGCCGGCACGTCCACCTCGTCGACATGCACAGCGCCGTGACCACCGCCGACCTGATCGACGGCATCCACCCCACCGCGACCGGCTACGACAAGATGGCCGCCGTCTGGTATCGCGCCCTGCAGGCGGTGGCCGGCAGCATCGGCACCCCTGGCGGTACGGGCGGCACCACCACCCAGATCGTCGGTGTGCAGTCCGGCCGGTGCCTGGACGTGCCGGGCGGCAGCACCACCAACGGCACGCAGGTGCAGCTCTACGACTGCTGGGGTGGCGCCATGCAGCGCTGGACCTGGACCGCCGCCCGGCAGTTGCAGGTGTACGGCAGCAAGTGCCTGGACGCCGAGGGTGCCGGCACCGCGAACGGCACCCGGGTGATCATCTGGGACTGCACGGGCGCGACCAACCAGCAGTGGAACGTCAACGCCAACGGCACCATCAGCGGAGTCCAGTCCGGACGCTGCCTGGACGCCTCCAACCGGGGCACCACCAACGGGACGAAGATCGCCCTGTGGGACTGCCACGGCGGGGCCAACCAGCAGTGGTCGCTACGCGGCTGA
- a CDS encoding ricin-type beta-trefoil lectin domain protein has protein sequence MALVRQARTTVAAGCRRPRSPSVVPPPPRPAVPTGARRTAVEGNPSVSIPRQSSRPARPVVALAAAALAATGLVAVTAGPARAATSITVNGTSGGHTFDGVGAVSGGGGNSRLLIDYPEPQRGQVLDYLFKPGYGAALQILKVEMGGDTNSTSGAEPSHEHVRGDLNCNRGYEWWIMEQAKARNPAIKLAALPWGAPGWIGNGTFMSPDMINYFVDWLGCAKQHNLTMDYITAAQNEKQTDANWTINLRSALDSHGYGGVKIIYGDDYPGSWNPANAVASNTTLRNSIDVLSGHYPCGYLSAQTTCTVSSTATSTGKTLWDSEGGSQDYNDGAKPLARGINRGYLDGRMVAYLNWDLIAAITPNLPWATVGLILANQPWSGWYAVGKDTWALAHTTQFTAPGWKYLDSSSGYLNGNRANGSYVSLKSTNNTDWSTIVETMDATSAQQVTVNVTGGLSTGPVHVWATNLNSNNTGDHFVHTADLTPSGGSFSLTVQPGYLYSVTTTTGQGKGTATSPAQGSLGLPYRDDFEGYATGRMPKYLQDMQGAFETVGCGGGRAGTCLRQMSAQAPITWKTLADPATYGGNLSWGNYTVSADALLEKAGYAQLEGHVGTTNLDPIGRYNAYFLRVTDTGSWSILRNNTAGQLTTLRSGTVAAPGTNRWYSLSLGFSGSTITATVDGTTVGTASDATFGTGQVGFGTSQGETAQFDNLAVVAGPGGDPGGITDVVRNTNSGRCLDVPNQSQTNGTQVTLWDCNGGANQQWTATAGKQLQVYGSKCLDANAQGTTPGTKVIIWDCNGGANQQWNVNGDGSVTGVQSGLCLAPNGGGTGNSTPIVLATCTGGTDQKWSRS, from the coding sequence ATGGCGCTGGTGAGGCAGGCCCGTACGACCGTGGCTGCCGGCTGTCGCCGGCCGCGGTCGCCTTCCGTCGTACCTCCACCTCCCCGTCCGGCCGTGCCGACCGGGGCCCGCCGTACCGCTGTCGAAGGGAATCCATCAGTGTCGATACCAAGACAATCCAGCCGCCCGGCGCGGCCGGTGGTCGCGCTGGCTGCCGCGGCGTTGGCCGCCACCGGTCTGGTGGCGGTGACCGCCGGCCCGGCCCGGGCCGCGACGTCGATCACCGTCAACGGCACCTCCGGCGGGCACACGTTCGACGGGGTGGGCGCCGTCAGTGGCGGCGGCGGCAACAGCCGGCTGCTCATCGACTACCCCGAGCCGCAGCGCGGCCAGGTCCTCGACTACCTCTTCAAGCCCGGCTACGGCGCCGCCCTGCAGATCCTCAAGGTGGAGATGGGCGGGGACACCAACTCGACCAGCGGTGCCGAGCCGAGCCACGAGCACGTCCGCGGTGACCTGAACTGCAACCGTGGCTACGAGTGGTGGATCATGGAGCAGGCCAAGGCCCGCAACCCCGCCATCAAGCTGGCGGCGCTGCCCTGGGGTGCGCCGGGTTGGATCGGCAACGGCACCTTCATGTCCCCGGACATGATCAACTATTTCGTGGACTGGCTGGGCTGCGCCAAGCAGCACAACCTGACCATGGACTACATCACCGCCGCGCAGAACGAGAAGCAGACCGACGCGAACTGGACCATCAACCTGCGCAGCGCGCTCGACAGCCACGGCTACGGCGGCGTGAAGATCATCTATGGCGACGACTACCCCGGCAGCTGGAACCCGGCCAACGCGGTGGCGAGCAACACCACCCTGCGCAACAGCATCGACGTGCTCAGCGGCCACTACCCGTGCGGCTACCTCAGCGCCCAGACCACCTGCACGGTGTCGTCCACCGCCACGAGCACCGGCAAGACGCTGTGGGACAGCGAGGGCGGCTCACAGGACTACAACGACGGCGCCAAGCCGCTGGCCCGGGGCATCAACCGCGGCTACCTCGACGGCCGGATGGTCGCCTACCTCAACTGGGACCTGATCGCGGCGATCACCCCCAACCTGCCGTGGGCCACCGTCGGCCTGATCCTGGCCAACCAGCCCTGGTCCGGCTGGTACGCGGTCGGCAAGGACACCTGGGCGCTGGCGCACACCACCCAGTTCACCGCGCCCGGCTGGAAATACCTCGACTCCTCCAGCGGCTACCTCAACGGCAACCGCGCCAACGGCAGCTACGTCTCGTTGAAGTCGACCAACAACACCGACTGGAGCACCATCGTCGAGACGATGGACGCCACCAGCGCCCAGCAGGTCACCGTCAACGTCACCGGCGGCCTCTCCACCGGCCCGGTGCACGTCTGGGCGACCAACCTCAACTCCAACAACACCGGCGACCACTTCGTGCACACCGCCGACCTCACCCCGTCGGGCGGGAGCTTCTCGCTGACCGTCCAGCCGGGCTACCTCTACAGCGTCACCACCACCACCGGCCAGGGCAAGGGGACCGCCACCAGCCCCGCCCAGGGCTCGTTGGGCCTGCCGTACCGCGACGACTTCGAGGGCTACGCCACCGGGCGGATGCCGAAGTACCTGCAGGACATGCAGGGCGCCTTCGAGACCGTCGGCTGCGGCGGGGGCCGCGCCGGCACCTGCCTGCGCCAGATGTCGGCGCAGGCCCCGATCACCTGGAAGACCCTCGCCGACCCGGCGACCTACGGCGGGAACCTGAGCTGGGGCAACTACACGGTCTCCGCCGACGCCCTGCTCGAGAAGGCCGGCTACGCCCAACTGGAGGGGCACGTCGGCACCACCAACCTGGACCCGATCGGCCGCTACAACGCGTACTTCCTGCGGGTCACCGACACCGGCTCCTGGTCGATCCTGCGCAACAACACCGCCGGTCAGCTCACCACCCTGCGCAGCGGCACGGTCGCGGCGCCGGGCACGAACCGCTGGTACAGCCTCTCCCTCGGCTTCTCCGGCAGCACCATCACCGCCACCGTGGACGGCACGACGGTCGGCACCGCGAGCGACGCCACCTTCGGCACCGGCCAGGTCGGCTTCGGCACCAGCCAGGGGGAGACCGCCCAGTTCGACAACCTCGCCGTGGTGGCCGGCCCCGGCGGTGACCCGGGCGGCATCACCGACGTGGTCCGCAACACCAACTCCGGCCGCTGCCTGGACGTGCCCAACCAGTCCCAGACCAACGGCACCCAGGTCACGCTCTGGGACTGCAACGGCGGTGCGAACCAGCAGTGGACCGCCACCGCGGGCAAGCAACTGCAGGTGTACGGCAGCAAGTGCCTGGACGCCAACGCGCAGGGCACCACGCCCGGCACCAAGGTGATCATCTGGGACTGCAACGGCGGCGCCAACCAGCAGTGGAACGTCAACGGCGACGGCAGCGTCACCGGTGTCCAGTCCGGCCTCTGCCTCGCCCCGAACGGCGGCGGGACCGGCAACAGCACGCCGATCGTGCTGGCCACCTGCACCGGCGGCACCGACCAGAAGTGGAGCCGGAGCTGA
- a CDS encoding family 43 glycosylhydrolase: MAGQSGAASARAGRRRWLALVVSLLAVLGAFPAPARADNPIVQTIYTADPAPLVHNGRVYLYTGHDEDNSTWFTMKEWRVWSSDDMVNWTDHGSPLSIASFSWASKDAWAGQVIARNGRFYWYVPMTVRATGQMGIGVAVADSPTGPFRDAIGHPLVSNGEIDPTVFIDDDGQAYLYWGNPHLWYVKLNPDMVSYAGSPTQIPLTTAGFGTRTGDANRPTLFEEAPWVYKRNGLYYLVYAAKCCSEFIAYSTAPGPLGPWTYRGTVMPTQGGSFTNHPGIVDFKGGSYFFYHNGALPGGGGFTRSVAVEKFSYNADGTIPTITMTTGGAPQVGTLNPYVRQEAETIAWESGVETEAASGGGMDVGWIENGDHLKVKGAGFGTGAAAYTARVASGASGGTIELRLDSATGPLVGTCRVAGTGGWQTWTDTTCPVSGATGTRDLYLRFTGGSGYLFNLDNWRFSPVGSTPPPTPPPSSPPPSPTPTPPPSSPPPAGGACSASYRTTNTWSGGFQGEVTVTAGTAAITGWTVQWTLAGGQSISQVWNGTLTTSGTTATVRDVSYNGPLSAGGSTTFGFLANGPTSTPSLTCTAS, from the coding sequence ATGGCCGGGCAGTCGGGCGCTGCGTCCGCGCGTGCCGGCCGCCGGCGCTGGTTGGCCTTGGTGGTGAGCCTGCTGGCGGTGCTGGGGGCCTTCCCGGCGCCGGCCCGGGCGGACAACCCGATCGTGCAGACGATTTACACGGCCGACCCGGCGCCGCTGGTCCACAACGGCCGGGTCTACCTCTACACCGGTCACGACGAGGACAACTCGACCTGGTTCACCATGAAGGAGTGGCGGGTCTGGTCCTCCGACGACATGGTGAACTGGACCGACCACGGCTCCCCGCTCAGCATCGCCAGCTTCAGCTGGGCCAGCAAGGACGCCTGGGCCGGGCAGGTCATCGCCCGCAACGGCAGGTTCTACTGGTACGTGCCCATGACGGTGCGCGCCACCGGCCAGATGGGCATCGGGGTGGCGGTCGCCGACAGCCCGACCGGGCCGTTCCGGGACGCCATCGGGCATCCGCTGGTGAGCAACGGGGAGATCGATCCGACGGTCTTCATCGACGACGACGGCCAGGCGTACCTCTACTGGGGCAACCCGCACCTGTGGTACGTGAAGCTCAACCCCGACATGGTGTCGTACGCGGGCAGCCCCACCCAGATCCCGTTGACCACGGCCGGGTTCGGCACCCGGACCGGGGACGCGAACCGGCCGACGCTGTTCGAGGAAGCGCCGTGGGTCTACAAGCGTAACGGCCTCTACTACCTCGTCTACGCGGCGAAGTGCTGCTCGGAGTTCATCGCCTACTCCACGGCACCCGGTCCGCTCGGACCGTGGACCTACCGGGGGACGGTCATGCCGACCCAGGGCGGCAGCTTCACCAACCACCCCGGCATCGTCGACTTCAAGGGCGGGTCGTACTTCTTCTACCACAACGGTGCGCTGCCCGGCGGCGGCGGCTTCACCCGCTCGGTGGCCGTGGAGAAGTTCTCCTACAACGCCGACGGCACGATCCCGACCATCACCATGACCACCGGCGGAGCGCCCCAGGTCGGGACGCTCAACCCGTACGTCCGGCAGGAGGCGGAGACCATCGCCTGGGAGTCGGGGGTGGAGACCGAGGCGGCCTCCGGCGGCGGCATGGACGTCGGCTGGATCGAGAACGGCGACCACCTCAAGGTCAAGGGAGCGGGCTTCGGCACCGGGGCCGCCGCGTACACGGCCCGGGTGGCCTCCGGCGCGTCCGGGGGCACCATCGAGCTGCGGCTGGACAGCGCCACCGGCCCCCTGGTGGGCACCTGCCGGGTGGCCGGCACCGGCGGCTGGCAGACCTGGACCGACACCACCTGCCCGGTCAGCGGCGCCACCGGCACCCGTGACCTGTACCTGCGGTTCACCGGCGGCAGCGGCTACCTGTTCAACCTCGACAACTGGCGGTTCAGTCCGGTCGGCAGCACGCCGCCCCCCACCCCGCCGCCGAGCAGCCCACCGCCGTCGCCGACCCCGACCCCACCGCCGAGCAGCCCACCGCCGGCCGGTGGCGCCTGCAGCGCGAGCTACCGCACCACCAACACGTGGTCCGGCGGCTTCCAGGGTGAGGTCACCGTGACCGCCGGCACCGCGGCGATCACCGGCTGGACCGTGCAGTGGACCCTGGCCGGCGGGCAGAGCATCAGCCAGGTCTGGAACGGCACCCTGACCACCAGCGGCACCACGGCGACCGTCCGCGACGTCTCGTACAACGGTCCGCTGTCCGCCGGCGGCTCGACCACCTTCGGTTTCCTGGCGAACGGCCCGACGTCGACGCCCTCGCTCACCTGTACCGCGTCCTGA
- a CDS encoding MFS transporter gives MSAATEPALTAPDEEQMSTVTDPPVAGPERPVSLWRNRDFNLLWISQSLSDLGSAMSNLAMPLLVLFLTGSAAQAGLVGSAGLLTTLACRLPAGVVADRFPRRTLLAVCDVVRLVAYLALSGAVLAGVATLPMILLVTVVGAAANALFGTAEHAAVRNLVPAGQLAAAVARNEARSYGTQLAGPPLGGLLYGLGRSLPFVGNAVSYLLSLLAVLLIRRPMEQPRTEAAPQSGGAAAAEGVRFVLANPFLRALLVIAAPLNMAFTGMIFAIIVSLQRAGTPSVLVGLASTIFGLGGFLGALAAPAVQRWLRLPTLVIVLCWATTALMATSALVPSSVLAAVPLAAAVFLAPTANAVLFGYQAAITPDRLQGRVVSVIFLAATSAAALAPGLAGLLLARFPAAVTMLVFAGLVGVSAVTATLSSGIRSMNTGD, from the coding sequence ATGAGCGCCGCCACCGAGCCGGCCCTGACCGCACCCGACGAGGAACAGATGAGCACCGTCACCGACCCGCCGGTGGCGGGCCCCGAACGTCCGGTCAGCCTCTGGCGCAACCGTGACTTCAACCTGCTGTGGATCAGCCAGAGCCTCTCCGACCTCGGCTCCGCCATGTCCAATCTGGCGATGCCCCTGCTGGTGCTCTTCCTCACCGGCTCGGCCGCCCAGGCCGGTCTGGTCGGCAGCGCGGGGCTGCTCACCACGCTGGCCTGCCGGTTGCCGGCCGGCGTGGTGGCCGACCGCTTCCCCCGCCGTACGCTGCTGGCGGTCTGCGACGTGGTCCGGTTGGTGGCCTACCTGGCGCTGTCCGGCGCGGTGCTCGCCGGGGTTGCCACCCTGCCGATGATCCTCCTGGTCACCGTGGTCGGTGCCGCCGCCAACGCGCTCTTCGGCACCGCCGAACACGCCGCGGTACGCAACCTCGTGCCGGCCGGGCAGCTCGCCGCCGCCGTCGCGCGTAACGAGGCCCGCTCCTACGGAACCCAGCTCGCCGGGCCACCCCTGGGCGGCCTGCTCTACGGGCTCGGCCGGTCCCTGCCCTTCGTCGGCAACGCGGTGTCCTACCTGCTCTCCCTGCTGGCGGTGCTGCTCATCCGCCGGCCGATGGAACAACCCCGCACCGAGGCGGCCCCGCAGTCCGGGGGCGCGGCGGCGGCCGAAGGCGTCCGGTTCGTGCTGGCCAACCCGTTCCTGCGGGCGCTGCTGGTGATCGCGGCGCCGCTGAACATGGCCTTCACCGGCATGATCTTCGCGATCATCGTGTCCCTGCAACGCGCCGGCACACCCTCGGTCCTGGTCGGCCTGGCCAGCACGATCTTCGGCCTCGGCGGGTTCCTCGGCGCGTTGGCGGCCCCGGCGGTGCAGCGCTGGCTGCGGCTGCCGACCCTGGTGATCGTGCTGTGCTGGGCCACCACCGCGCTGATGGCGACCAGCGCCCTGGTGCCGTCCAGCGTGCTGGCCGCGGTGCCGCTGGCGGCGGCGGTGTTCCTCGCCCCGACCGCCAACGCGGTGCTCTTCGGCTACCAGGCGGCGATCACGCCGGACCGGCTCCAGGGCCGGGTGGTCAGCGTCATCTTCCTGGCCGCCACCTCGGCCGCGGCCCTCGCGCCCGGCCTGGCCGGGCTGCTGCTGGCCCGGTTCCCCGCCGCGGTGACGATGCTGGTCTTCGCCGGACTGGTCGGCGTCTCGGCGGTCACCGCGACGCTGAGCAGCGGCATCAGGTCGATGAACACCGGGGACTGA
- a CDS encoding MbtH family protein — protein sequence MAVDDDDRTYRVVMNHEEQYSIWFADRELPAGWTATGFEGSRTDCLAHIDEVWTDMRPKRLRERMAAAQG from the coding sequence ATGGCCGTCGACGACGATGACCGCACCTACCGCGTCGTGATGAACCACGAGGAGCAGTACTCGATCTGGTTCGCCGACCGTGAGCTGCCGGCGGGCTGGACCGCCACCGGCTTCGAGGGCAGCCGTACGGACTGCCTCGCCCACATCGACGAGGTGTGGACCGACATGCGTCCGAAGAGGCTGCGCGAGCGGATGGCCGCCGCGCAGGGCTGA
- a CDS encoding multicopper oxidase family protein, translating to MPAVRSGGDVDEYRIAARQFAQQVLPVGLPRTTVWGYGSADHPGTFGYPARTIEARVGRPVQVTWLNQLIDGHGRYLPFFLPVDPTLHWANPPGGIPGRDSAGSLTDPDGPVHYTGPVPLVTHVHGLLTRPEFDGYPEAWFLPDARDIPAGWARVGSWYDRYAEIARERTGLRWRPGSATYRYPNDQPAAAYWFHDHALGLSRLTIHAGLAGFYLLRGGAYDLPPGVLPESPDEIPMLIQDRSFRVDGSLYYPDRSAGHHDRADAAPRPGPSPDPSTPPVWVPDVRGDTMVVNGVTWPVLHVGRRRYRLRLLNGCNGRTLVLAITAHPTARPARAELPLWQIGSDDGFLPAPVRLDRVLLAPAQRADVIVDFTAVPPGAVLYLVNEGADAAHGDDPGYGPTDPRTTGQVLKLVVTGRDRADRSVPPDQLSLPAPATTDGGVRRTRRLLLTGRHGSAAEPGVLLLGTVDGRGRERPLHFDDPVTETPVVDEPEIWELHNHTPHAHPIHLHGVHFRLVGRGPDGTRPPQAQERGLLDTVLAHPGQVTRILARFATPGRFVWHCHNLEHEDNEMMRPTEVLPSGAARTGDGGRAGTDAARLAVGGVLTLGAAGAAALALHRRAGRSG from the coding sequence ATGCCGGCCGTCCGCTCCGGGGGCGACGTCGACGAGTACCGGATCGCTGCCCGGCAGTTCGCGCAGCAGGTCCTGCCCGTCGGGCTGCCGCGCACGACGGTCTGGGGGTACGGGTCGGCGGACCACCCGGGAACGTTCGGCTACCCGGCCCGCACCATCGAGGCCCGGGTCGGCCGGCCGGTCCAGGTCACCTGGCTCAACCAGCTCATCGACGGCCACGGGCGGTACCTGCCCTTCTTCCTGCCGGTGGACCCGACGCTGCACTGGGCCAACCCGCCCGGCGGGATACCCGGACGGGACTCGGCCGGATCGCTCACCGACCCGGACGGCCCGGTCCACTACACCGGCCCGGTGCCGCTGGTCACCCACGTGCACGGGCTGCTGACCCGGCCGGAGTTCGACGGGTACCCCGAGGCATGGTTCCTGCCGGACGCCCGCGACATCCCGGCCGGTTGGGCCCGGGTGGGCAGCTGGTACGACCGGTACGCCGAGATCGCCCGGGAGCGCACGGGGCTGCGCTGGCGGCCGGGCTCGGCCACCTACCGGTACCCGAACGACCAGCCGGCCGCCGCCTACTGGTTCCACGACCACGCCCTCGGCCTGTCCCGGCTGACCATCCACGCCGGACTGGCCGGGTTCTACCTGCTGCGCGGCGGCGCGTACGACCTGCCACCGGGGGTGCTGCCCGAGAGCCCGGACGAGATACCCATGCTGATCCAGGACCGGTCGTTCCGGGTCGACGGCTCGTTGTACTACCCGGACCGCAGCGCCGGTCACCACGACCGGGCGGACGCCGCGCCCCGGCCCGGCCCCTCCCCGGACCCGTCGACGCCACCGGTCTGGGTTCCCGATGTCCGGGGCGACACGATGGTGGTCAACGGCGTGACCTGGCCCGTTCTGCACGTCGGGCGCCGCCGCTACCGGCTCCGCCTGCTCAACGGCTGCAACGGCCGTACGCTGGTCCTCGCGATCACCGCCCACCCGACGGCCCGACCGGCGCGGGCGGAGCTGCCGCTGTGGCAGATCGGCTCGGACGACGGGTTCCTGCCCGCACCGGTCCGGCTGGACCGGGTGCTGCTCGCACCCGCGCAGCGGGCCGACGTCATCGTCGACTTCACCGCCGTACCGCCGGGAGCGGTGCTGTACCTCGTCAACGAGGGTGCCGACGCGGCGCACGGCGACGACCCGGGGTACGGGCCCACCGACCCGCGTACCACCGGCCAGGTGCTCAAGCTGGTGGTGACCGGCCGCGACCGGGCGGACCGGAGCGTACCGCCGGACCAGCTCTCGCTGCCGGCGCCGGCGACCACGGACGGTGGGGTGCGGCGGACCCGCCGGCTGCTGCTGACCGGGCGGCACGGGTCAGCGGCGGAACCGGGTGTCCTCCTGCTCGGCACGGTGGACGGCCGGGGCCGCGAGCGACCGCTGCACTTCGACGACCCGGTCACCGAGACGCCGGTGGTGGACGAGCCGGAGATCTGGGAGCTGCACAACCACACCCCGCACGCCCACCCGATCCACCTGCACGGTGTCCACTTCCGGCTGGTCGGACGGGGCCCGGACGGCACCCGCCCACCACAGGCGCAGGAACGCGGCCTGCTCGACACGGTGCTGGCCCATCCGGGCCAGGTGACCCGGATCCTGGCCCGATTCGCCACGCCCGGCCGGTTCGTCTGGCACTGCCACAACCTGGAGCACGAGGACAACGAGATGATGCGCCCGACCGAGGTGCTGCCCTCCGGCGCCGCCCGCACCGGGGACGGCGGCCGGGCCGGGACGGACGCCGCCCGGCTGGCGGTGGGCGGCGTACTGACCCTGGGCGCGGCCGGCGCGGCGGCCCTGGCCCTGCACCGCCGCGCCGGTCGCTCCGGCTGA
- a CDS encoding KamA family radical SAM protein, which translates to MKVYSHERLARLAGERGMPEEYLHDLRVVSSVLPFKVNQYVVDELIDWSAVPDDPIFRLTFPHRDMLPPDVFDHLSGLRLSAAEPGVIRKAARDAHARLNPNPGAQLEANVPTHRGRRLLGLQHKYAETVLVFPSQGQTCHSYCGYCFRWAQFVGNTEIRQAASDVADVVGYLAESPGVTDVLFTGGDPMIMSAAVLDRWVSPLLDPALEHLRTLRFGTKALSYWPARFTTDPDADELLRLFERIVAAGRHVAVMAHFSHPRELATDQVRRAIARIRATGAVIRAQAPLIAHVNDRAGDWAAMWQRLVELGVVPYYMFVERDTGARSYFSVPLVRAWQVYTDAIRSVSGLARTARGPVMSAAPGKVLVDGVVRIGGTELFSLRMLQARDAAQVGRQFFAEYDPTAEWFDDLRPAPGSWWPA; encoded by the coding sequence ATGAAGGTCTATTCCCACGAGCGTCTGGCGCGGCTCGCCGGCGAGCGTGGCATGCCCGAGGAGTACCTGCACGACCTGCGGGTCGTCTCCTCGGTGCTGCCGTTCAAGGTCAACCAGTACGTCGTGGACGAACTCATCGACTGGTCGGCCGTTCCGGACGATCCCATCTTCCGGCTCACCTTCCCGCACCGGGACATGCTGCCGCCGGACGTCTTCGACCATCTGTCGGGGCTGCGCCTGTCCGCGGCCGAGCCGGGGGTGATCCGCAAGGCGGCCCGGGACGCCCACGCCCGGCTCAACCCGAACCCGGGCGCCCAGCTCGAGGCGAACGTGCCGACCCACCGGGGCCGCCGGCTGCTCGGCCTGCAGCACAAGTACGCCGAGACCGTGCTGGTCTTCCCGTCGCAGGGGCAGACCTGCCACTCCTACTGCGGCTACTGCTTCCGCTGGGCGCAGTTCGTCGGCAACACCGAGATCCGGCAGGCCGCGTCGGACGTCGCGGACGTGGTCGGGTACCTCGCCGAGAGCCCCGGGGTCACCGACGTGCTGTTCACCGGCGGCGATCCGATGATCATGAGCGCGGCGGTGCTGGACCGGTGGGTGTCCCCCCTGCTCGACCCGGCCCTCGAACACCTGCGCACCCTCCGCTTCGGCACCAAGGCGCTGTCGTACTGGCCGGCGCGGTTCACCACCGATCCGGACGCCGACGAGCTGCTGCGCCTCTTCGAACGGATCGTGGCCGCCGGCCGGCACGTCGCGGTGATGGCCCACTTCTCCCACCCGCGCGAGCTGGCCACCGACCAGGTACGCCGGGCCATCGCCCGGATCCGGGCCACCGGTGCGGTGATCCGGGCCCAGGCGCCGCTGATCGCGCACGTCAACGACCGGGCGGGGGACTGGGCGGCGATGTGGCAGCGGCTGGTGGAACTGGGCGTGGTCCCGTACTACATGTTCGTGGAGCGGGACACGGGTGCCCGCAGCTACTTCAGCGTGCCGCTGGTCCGCGCCTGGCAGGTCTACACCGACGCGATCCGGTCGGTATCCGGGCTCGCCCGCACCGCGCGCGGGCCGGTCATGTCCGCCGCCCCCGGCAAGGTGCTGGTCGACGGCGTGGTGCGGATCGGCGGGACCGAGCTGTTCAGCCTGCGCATGTTGCAGGCGCGCGACGCGGCCCAGGTGGGTCGGCAGTTCTTCGCCGAGTACGACCCGACGGCCGAGTGGTTCGACGACCTGCGTCCCGCCCCCGGCTCCTGGTGGCCGGCATGA